In Pelosinus sp. IPA-1, a single genomic region encodes these proteins:
- the lpdA gene encoding dihydrolipoyl dehydrogenase produces MDYDVAVIGGGPGGYVAAIRAAQLGGKVLLVEKDKMGGVCLNRGCIPTKTLLKSAEKWQELKSCHEFGLQAENIGFDFDAIRLRKNQVVNKLRGGIEQLIKSNAIEMIHGVGVLEGPNRLIITQGKEKISYEAKNIIVATGSEPMHLPIPGQDLPNVIDSNQLLEIDHVPSSMMVIGAGAVGIEFAAIFQSFGSEVTVVEMLPTILPNIDNEIVKRMGILLRKQGIKMLTNTKVIGMEENNEGVKVSLDNGKSIQELTVGKVLVATGRKPIVAGLGLEAAGIDYSQAGIKVNSKMETNIPGIYAIGDVTGEEMWAHAASAEGMVAAENALGDNVSMDYSAVPGCIFTTPELAMVGLTEKEAQDTNIDIKVSKFNFASNGKAVSMGETDGLVKIIADANSNKILGMHILGAHASDLIMEGAIAIHNGLTADQIAHTIHPHPSLSETVMESAHGINGDIIHQFILKGRPL; encoded by the coding sequence ATGGATTATGATGTAGCGGTGATCGGCGGTGGTCCTGGAGGCTATGTTGCCGCCATACGAGCGGCCCAATTAGGCGGGAAAGTATTATTGGTAGAAAAGGATAAGATGGGGGGAGTCTGCTTAAACCGCGGTTGTATTCCTACCAAAACCTTATTAAAAAGCGCTGAAAAATGGCAAGAACTTAAGAGTTGTCATGAATTTGGTCTACAGGCTGAGAATATAGGATTTGATTTTGATGCCATTAGATTACGTAAGAATCAAGTTGTTAACAAGCTGCGTGGCGGTATTGAACAGTTAATCAAAAGCAATGCTATAGAAATGATACATGGAGTAGGAGTACTAGAAGGGCCAAATCGGTTGATTATCACACAAGGAAAAGAGAAAATCAGTTATGAAGCAAAAAATATTATTGTTGCTACAGGTTCTGAGCCCATGCATTTACCTATACCAGGCCAGGATTTGCCTAATGTCATTGACAGTAATCAGCTGCTAGAGATAGATCATGTTCCAAGCAGTATGATGGTCATTGGTGCGGGTGCGGTAGGGATTGAATTTGCCGCTATTTTTCAATCCTTTGGCTCAGAAGTAACCGTAGTAGAAATGCTACCGACAATTTTACCAAATATTGACAATGAAATAGTCAAACGTATGGGGATCCTTCTACGCAAACAGGGCATAAAAATGCTGACAAATACCAAAGTAATTGGTATGGAGGAAAACAACGAAGGCGTTAAGGTTTCTCTTGATAATGGTAAGTCAATTCAAGAACTCACTGTGGGAAAAGTATTAGTAGCAACTGGCCGAAAACCTATAGTAGCTGGGCTAGGGCTTGAAGCTGCAGGTATTGATTACAGCCAGGCTGGTATTAAGGTGAACAGCAAAATGGAGACCAATATACCTGGAATTTATGCTATCGGTGATGTCACTGGAGAGGAAATGTGGGCTCATGCCGCCTCGGCAGAGGGTATGGTTGCTGCAGAAAATGCATTGGGTGATAATGTTAGTATGGATTACAGTGCGGTGCCAGGTTGTATATTTACTACGCCAGAATTAGCTATGGTTGGGCTTACTGAGAAGGAGGCTCAAGACACAAACATAGATATAAAAGTTAGTAAATTTAATTTTGCTAGTAATGGTAAGGCTGTTTCTATGGGTGAAACAGATGGTTTGGTCAAAATTATAGCCGATGCTAATAGTAATAAAATATTAGGCATGCACATCTTAGGAGCCCACGCTAGTGATCTAATTATGGAAGGTGCAATCGCTATTCATAATGGCTTAACGGCAGATCAAATTGCACACACAATTCACCCTCATCCTAGTTTATCTGAGACGGTAATGGAGAGCGCCCATGGAATTAATGGTGATATCATCCATCAGTTTATCTTGAAAGGG
- a CDS encoding lipoate--protein ligase family protein, which yields MMNWRLINSGFADAATNMAIDEAILLAHSAGKVPPTLRFYGWQPAAVSLGYFQRVMSEIDLDQCKERNIDVVRRLTGGRAVLHDAELTYSIVVQEDNPLIPKTITASYRYFSNGLLVGLKELGIQAQMTVPAAIYGQRKKQPASAACFDAPSHYEVTVEGRKLAGSAQVRKNGVILQHGSLLLRFSAEQFVELLRLPSVEKRQQTAQMLKERATAIEDVLGRTVTWQEVYHPMPEAFGTALSIKLVGGELTEEEQRVSKELASTKYSQDSWKMLR from the coding sequence ATGATGAACTGGCGACTAATTAACAGTGGATTCGCTGATGCCGCAACAAATATGGCTATTGATGAAGCCATATTACTGGCACATAGCGCTGGTAAAGTTCCGCCCACACTCAGGTTCTATGGCTGGCAGCCTGCTGCAGTTAGTCTAGGATATTTTCAAAGGGTGATGTCTGAAATTGATTTGGACCAATGTAAAGAGCGTAACATTGACGTGGTACGCAGATTAACTGGAGGCAGAGCTGTTCTGCATGACGCTGAGCTCACCTATAGTATTGTTGTCCAAGAAGATAACCCTCTAATCCCTAAAACCATTACGGCATCTTATCGTTATTTTAGCAATGGTTTATTAGTTGGTCTTAAGGAACTTGGTATACAGGCGCAAATGACTGTGCCTGCCGCGATTTATGGGCAAAGGAAAAAACAACCTGCGTCAGCGGCCTGTTTTGATGCTCCTTCTCATTACGAAGTAACAGTGGAAGGGCGAAAGCTGGCGGGAAGTGCCCAGGTACGTAAGAATGGCGTTATTTTACAGCATGGATCATTACTATTGCGCTTTTCCGCTGAGCAGTTTGTAGAGTTACTGCGGTTGCCATCAGTAGAAAAACGCCAGCAGACAGCTCAAATGTTAAAGGAGAGAGCTACAGCGATTGAAGATGTGCTAGGAAGAACCGTGACGTGGCAAGAAGTGTATCATCCCATGCCCGAGGCTTTTGGGACGGCTCTAAGCATCAAGCTAGTGGGTGGAGAACTTACAGAAGAAGAACAAAGAGTAAGTAAAGAATTGGCGTCAACAAAATACAGTCAGGACTCCTGGAAAATGCTTCGATAA